Genomic DNA from Streptomyces caniferus:
GGCACACACCCTCGGCACCACCGGCCGTAGCGACGCCTGGGGCCCGGGAACCAAGCGGTTCCCGGGCCCCAGGCGTAGGTGTGTGCGGGCTCCCGTCAGCGGCGGTGACGGGCCCGTCGCGGCCGCTCGTCGTCGCCCTCCGCCGCGGTCTCCGCCACGGCCTCGGACACCATGTCCGGGTAGAGGTCGCCGGCGACCCGGTCGAGCACCTCGCGCTCGCCGCGGCGCCGCTCCTCCGCCTCCTTCTCGGCCTTCTCCTTCGCCTCCATCTCGGCGAAGACATCGATCGGGGCCGGTGCCTTCGCCAGGAACACCCACGTGAGGTAGACCGCGAGCAGGAAGGGCGGGATCTTCAGTGCGATCAGCACCCAGCCGAGCTGGGTGGTGTCCGCCCACCAGTACAGCGGGAAGAGGATCGCGCACTTGGCGAAGAGGATCAGCCCCCAGGCCCAGCTGGCCTTGGCGTACGCCTTCTTCCGGCCCGGGTTGCGGGTGCGCCAGGAGAGGTTCTCCTTGAACACCGGCCCCAGGATCAGCCCGATCAGCGGGACGCCCGCGAGCGTGGTGATCATGTACGCGAGGGCCAGTCCGAGGGTGTAGAGCATCCCCGGCAGGTAGAAGTCCTTGGCGTTGCCCGTCATCATCGCGAAGACCACGCCGAAGGCCACCCCGAAGACGCCGCTGAAGGCGTGCTTGACGGTGTCCTTGCGGACCAGGCGGACCGCTGCCAGCACCACCGATACGGCCAGCGCGGCGATCGCCGAGATGTGCAGGTCCTTGTTGATCGTGAAGATCGTCACGAACAGCAGGCCGGGGACCACGGTCTCCACCATGCCGCGGACCCCGCCGAACGCTTCGAACAGCGCCGCCTCGGTCACCTGTCTGTCGGCGGCTCCTGGGACGCCCGGCTCGGGCGGGGCGGGCGAGGGGCCTGCGGAGGCATCGGGGTCGGCATCCGCGTCAGTGGTCGGTCGGTCGTGAGACGTCACCGGCTACTCCTGTCCGAGCGGTCGGAGTTCGTACTTCGGATTGAAGAGCACCCGGCGTCCGTGGCTCAGCGAGACCCGGCCCGAGGCGATGAGCTTACGGCCCGGCTCGATCCCGACGATGGAGCGGCGTCCGAGCCACACCACGTCGAGCGCCGCGGAGCCGTCGAACAGCTCCGCCTCGAGCGCGGGCACACCGGCGCGCGGCCGCAGCGTCACATGCCGCAGGGTGCCGGTGACCTTCACTATCTGCCGGTCGTCACAGTCGCAGATACGGGTGCACCCCGCGTCCTGCGCATCCTGCTGCAGCTCGGCGGACTGCAGCTCCTCCTCGGAGGAGGACAGCCTGTCGAGCAGCCGGCGGAAGCGACCGGCCGGCTTCTCGGAACGGGTCCCAGCACTCATAGCCCCAGCGTACCGGTGGCCAGGTCCCGGGATCACGGCCCGCATACGGACTTCGTACCCACCGCACAAAGCCGCGCCCCGCCGCGGGGGCCCGGATTCCGGTCCTGCGCCGCCGGGTCACTGCTCGAAGCGGTACCCCATCCCCGGCTCCGTGATGAAGTGCTTCGGGTGCGAGGGATCGCTCTCCAGCTTGCGGCGGAGCTGGGCCATGTACACCCGCAGATAGTTGGTCTCGGTGCCGTACGAGGGGCCCCAGACCTCCTGGAGCAGCTGCTTCTGGCTGACCAGCCGGCCCGCGTTGCGGACCAGGACCTCCAGCAGATGCCACTCGGTGGGGGTCAGCCGGATGTCCCGGCCGCCGCGGTTGACCTTCTTCGCGGCGAGGTCGACGGAGAAACCTTCCGTCTCCACGATCACCTCGGCGTCGGCGGGCCCGGTCGGCTCGGCCCTGCGCACCGCCGCCCGGAGCCGGGCCAGCAGCTCGTCCATGCCGAACGGCTTGGTGACGTAGTCGTCCGCCCCTGCGTCCAGCGCCTCCACCTTCTCGTCGGAGGTCTGCCGGGCGGAGAGCACCAGGATCGGCACCCGGGTCCAGCCCCGCAGCCCCTTGATCACCTCCACGCCGTCCATGTCCGGCAGACCGAGGTCGAGGACGACGACGTCGGGGTGGCGGGCGGCCGCGAGTTTGAGCGCGGTGGCTCCGTCGGGGGCCGCGTCGACCTCGTATTTGCGCGCCTTCAGGTTGATCACGAGGGCGCGGACGATCTGCGGCTCGTCATCGACCACAAGCACCCGGTTCACTGGCGTTCTCCTCGTGGTGTCGTCGCCCGGCGGGGCGAGCCCGCCGGGCGTGTGGTGAGGGTGGTCCGTGCGGCCCGGCTCATGTCGTGGCCTGGGCGGGAAGGTCGGGCCTGGCCGGCGGCCGGCCGGACGCCGCCCGGAGCGTGAGGACCATCGTCATACCGCCTCCGGGGGTGTCCTCGGCGGCGAGCGTGCCGCCCATCGCCTCCGCGAATCCGCGCGCCACGGCCAGCCCGAGGCCCACACCGGCACCGCGCGGAGCGTCGCCGTAGCGCTGGAAGGGTTCGAAGATCCGGTCCTTGGCGCTGTCCGGCACCCCCGGGCCGCGGTCGGCGACCCGCAGCTCCACCCGGTCGCCGAGCGCACTGGCCGAGACCAGTACCTGCGTCCCGTCGGGGCTGTACTTCACGGCGTTCTCCACCAGGTTGGCGACCGAGCGTTCCAGCAGCCCCGGGTCGACGGCCACGATCGGCAGCTCCTCGGGGATGTCGAGGGTGACGCTGCCCTCCGGGACGCCGCCGAGCGCCATCGGCACCACCTCGTCGAGGTCGATCTCGCGGATCAGCGGGGTGACCGTGCCGGTCTGCAGCCGGGACATGTCCAGGAGGTTGCCGACCAGGTGGTCCAGGCGGTCGGCGCCCGCCTCGATGCCGGCCAGCAGCTCCGCCTCGTCCTCCTCGGACCAGGCGACGTCGTCGGAGCGCAGGGAGGTGACGGAGGCCTTGATGCCGGCCAGCGGGGTCCGCAGATCGTGGCTGACCGCGGCCAGCAGCGCCGTCCTGATGCGGTTGCCCTCGGCCAGCTCACGGGCCCGCTCCGCCTCGCCCACCAGCCGCTGCCGGTCCAGTACGACGGCGGCCTGGGCGGCGAACGCGGCCAGCACCCGGCGGTCCTCCGCGGGCAGCACCCGGCCGGTCAGCGCCAGCGCCATGTGGTCGCCCACCGGCATGTCGACATCGGCGTCCTCGGGGCGCAGGAGCGGCTTGCCGTGGTCACTGCCGGCCCGGCCCGCGCAGGTCCACGGCTCGACGTCGCCGGCCCGCTCCAGCAGCGCCACCGTCTCCATGCCGAAGGTCTCCCGGACCCGCTCCAGCAGGGCGTCCAGGGTCGTCTCGCCGCGCAGCACGCTGCCCGCGAGGAACGAGAGGATCTCCGACTCGGCGCGCAGCCTGGCCGCCTGATGGGTGCGGCGGGCGGCGAGGTCCACCACGGAGGCGACCGAGACGGCCACCGCGAAGAAGATCACGATGGCGACGATGTTCTTGGGGTCGTCGACCGTGAGGGTGTGGGTGGGCGGCGTGAAGTAGAAGTTCAGCAGCAGCGAGCCGACCGCGGCGGACGCCAGGGCCGGCAGCTGCCCGCCGAGCAGCGCGGCGACGACCGTCAGGAAGAGGAAGAGCAGGACATCGTTGGCCAGTCCGGGGCCGTTCACCATGCCGGTCAGCAGCAGCGAGAGCAGGACCGGGCCGACGACGCCGACGAGCCAGCCGGCGATGATCCGGGTCCGTCCCAGCCGCGCGCCGCGCGCCACCGGCAGCCCCCGGCCCTTGGCGACCTCGTCGTGGGTGACGATGTGCACATCGAGGTCGGGGCCGGATTCGCGGGCGACGGTCGCCCCCACGCCCGGCCCGAAGATGTACTGCCAGGCCTTGCGGCGACTGGAGCCCAGCACGATCTGGGTGGCATTGACCCCGCGCGCGAACTCCAGCAGTGCGCTGGGTATGTCGTCCCCGATGACGTGGTGAAACGTACCGCCCAGGTCCTCCACCAGGGTCCGCTGGACGGCGAGTTCCTTGGGCGAGGCCGAGGTCAGCCCGTCGCTGCGGGCGATGTAGACGGCGAGCACCTCGCTGCCCGACCCCTTGGCCGCCATCCTCGCCGCTCGGCGGATCAGCGTACGGCCCTCCGGCCCGCCGGTCAGTCCGACGACGATGCGCTCGCGCGCCTGCCAGGTGGAACGGATCGAATGCTCCGCCCGGTACTCCTGCAGATACTCGTCCACCCGGTCGGCGACCCACAGCAGCGCCAGCTCGCGCAGCGCCGTGAGGTTGCCGGGCCGGAAGTAGTTGGACAGGGCGGCGTCCACCTTGTCGGGCTGGTAGATGTTGCCGTGCGCCATCCGACGGCGGATCGCCTGGGGCGACATGTCGACAAGCTCGATCTGGTCGGCCCTGCGCACGATCTCGTCGGGCACGGTCTCGCGCTGCCGCACACCCGTTATCGACTCGACGACATCCCCGAGTGACTCCAGGTGCTGGATGTTGACCGTCGAGATGACGTCGATCCCCGCTTCCAGCAGCTCCTCGATGTCCTGCCAGCGCTTGCCGTTGCGCGAACCGGGGACGTTGGTGTGTGCCAGCTCGTCGACCAGCGCCACGGCCGGATCGCGTTCCAGGACCGCGTCCACGTCCATTTCGGTGAATACGGTGTCGCGGTACTCCAACTCCCGGCGCTGGATCTGCTCCAGCCCGTGCAGCATGACCTCCGTACGGGGCCTGCCGTGATGCTCGACGAACGCCACGACCACGTCCGTGCCCCGCTCCACGCGCCGGTGCGCCTCGGACAGCATCGCGTACGTCTTTCCGACGCCCGGTGCCGCGCCGAGGTATATCCGTAGCTTGCCGCGTGCCATGGCCCCATTGTCTTACGTGAAAGCCGCCCCCACCGGGCTGAACCTGCTGCGACCCTACCGACCGGGCAAGGGCACAAAAGGTGCAGTCGGCGACTTGGCGTCCGGTCTTGACGCGACTCTGATACGGGCGGCGGGAGGGCCCGCGGCTGGGACCCAGGGGGTGGACGGGCACGCGGACGGGGCGCCGGCCCGGGGCCGGGCGGCGGGGCGGGCGCCGGACCGGGGCGGAGGCCGTCGACGGGGCGGACGGCGGGAAGCGGAGGGCGGGCAGGAGGTGAACCATGGCCGGAAAAATGCCGTCGCCGGGCCACCGGCCGACTGCGACGATGACCCGCATGACCGAGGCACATCCGACGGCCTCCCGCACGCCCGACGTACGCATCGCCCACACCGCCGATCTGGACCCCGCCACCCTCAAGGCGGCCCGCGCCCTCCTCTACGACGTCTTCGACGACATGACCGCGGAGGACTGGGAGCACTCGCTCGGCGGTCTGCACGCCCTGGTCCACGAAGACGGCGAGCTGATCGGGCACGCGGCTGTGGTCCAGCGACGCCTGCTGCACGGCGGCCGGGCACTGCGCTGCGGTTACGTGGAGGGCGTCGCGGTCCGTGCGGACCGGCGCGGACGCGGACACGGCGCGGCCCTGATGGACGTCCTGGAACGCGTCGTGCGCGGCGGCTACGACCTCGGCGCGCTCGGCGCCGCCGAAGAGGCCGCGCCCTTCTACGCCGCACGCGGCTGGCAGCTGTGGCGCGGACGCTCCTGGGCCCTCACTCCGGACGGCATCCGGCGCACCGCCGACGAGGACGGCTGCCTCTACGTCCTCCCTACCGCGGCCGCCCCTCTGCAGCTCGACACCGACCTCACCTGCGACTGGCGCGACGGCGACCTCTGGTGACGGGCCGGCGGGCCAGCCGGGAGTTCTTCGCCCGACCGCCCCCGGCCGGCCCCGCCCCCCGCCCGGCCCAGTCGCTCCGTACCGAACCCGGCCCGGATCAGTACCGCCTCAGCTCGGGTTCTCGGCGTGGGTCAATGTCTCGCGTTCGTCGGTGCAGCCGTGGTCGGGATCGGAGTACGAGCCGCATTCGACGATGGCGCGGGGCTTGGGCGTGCGCGCGAGCGAGCGAGGCGTAACGGCTCGCCATCATGGCGTCGAATGCGCTCTTCCAGGGCTGGGCCCCGGGGCTGACCTTGTTACGGGTGAAGTCGAGCTGGGCGGTGCCGACGAGTACGACGGGATGGGGGAAGGCGGCCGGCGCCGCGGTGGACGGGGCGCCGGCGAGCAGGCCTGCCGTCAGAGCGCCGAGCAGCGCGCCGACGACTAGGGTGAGCCTTCTGCGCATGGGGGGTGGGCGCCTTCCCGTCGAGATGCTCGATGAATGAGAGCCGTTCTCGTACATGAACGGCAGGCGCTGATATGAACACCTGCGATGACTGGCGAACGCAAGGGCAAGCCCTCGCACCGTCAAGACCTGGCGCCGGAGACCGAGAAATCAACCCCCGTGCGCCGATGGCCAGTTCAGGCCCCGAAGAGGCGGAACGCAAGAAGAGCGGCCCTTGGAGGAGAGGTCTCCTCCAAGGGCCGCTCGGGCACTCTGCGCGCTCAGCCCTTGCCCCCGCCGTGGACCAGATCCTTCAGCGCCGTGTTCAACTCCAGTACGTTGACGCGCGGTTCCCCCAGGAAACCGAGGGTGCGGGCGTCGGTGTGGCGCTCGACCAGCCGACGTACCGTGCCGCCGGGCAAGTGGTTCTCCCTGGCGACCCGGTCCGCCTGCAGCTCGGCGTACGCGGGCGAGATGTCCGGGTCGAGTCCGGAACCCGACGAGGTGACGGCGTCCGCCGGGACCTTCGCCTCGGGGACCCCGTACGTCTCGGAGACCCACCGCTTGCGCTCCTTCACCGCCTTGGCGAGGTCGGTATTGGTGGCGCCCAGGTTGGAGGCGCCGGAGACCTGGAGGTCGTACCCGGTGTTGACGCCATTGGCCCGGTTGCTGCCCAGCCCCGCGGCGGGGCGCGGCTGGAAGAACCTCAGGTCCGGGACCGGGTTGCCCCTCTTGTCCTTGCCCTTGTCGTAGCGCTGGCCGATCAGCGACGAACCGACGACCTTGCCGTGGGAGCTCACCTCGGACCCGTTGGCCTTGCCGGGGAACGCCGCCTGCGCCACGCCGGTGACCACCAGCGGGTAGACGACCCCGCAGACCACGGTCAGGACGAGCAGGGCGCGCAGGCCCGCCCCGATCAACCGGGCGGTGTTGCGGACGGAGTTGTTCACGGTGGTCACCCGATTCCGGGGAGGAGAGTGAGGAGCAGGTCGATGAGCTTGATGCCGATGAACGGCGCGAGCAGACCGCCCAGTCCGTAGACGGCGAGGTTGCGGCGCAGCATCCGGTCGGCGCTGACCGGCCGGTACTGCACGCCCCTGAGGGCGAGCGGCACCAGCGCGACGATGATCAGCGCATTGAAGATGATCGCCGAGAGGATCGCGGAGTGCGGGCTGGACAGCCGCATGATGTTGAGCGTGTCCAGGCCGGGGTAGGCCACCGCGAACATCGCCGGGATGATGGCGAAGTACTTCGCGACGTCGTTGGCGATCGAGAAGGTCGTCAGTGCGCCGCGTGTGATCAGCAACTGTTTGCCGATCTCGACGATCTCGATGAGCTTCGTCGGATTGGAGTCCAGGTCCACCAT
This window encodes:
- a CDS encoding OB-fold nucleic acid binding domain-containing protein, translating into MSAGTRSEKPAGRFRRLLDRLSSSEEELQSAELQQDAQDAGCTRICDCDDRQIVKVTGTLRHVTLRPRAGVPALEAELFDGSAALDVVWLGRRSIVGIEPGRKLIASGRVSLSHGRRVLFNPKYELRPLGQE
- the kdpC gene encoding potassium-transporting ATPase subunit KdpC, coding for MNNSVRNTARLIGAGLRALLVLTVVCGVVYPLVVTGVAQAAFPGKANGSEVSSHGKVVGSSLIGQRYDKGKDKRGNPVPDLRFFQPRPAAGLGSNRANGVNTGYDLQVSGASNLGATNTDLAKAVKERKRWVSETYGVPEAKVPADAVTSSGSGLDPDISPAYAELQADRVARENHLPGGTVRRLVERHTDARTLGFLGEPRVNVLELNTALKDLVHGGGKG
- a CDS encoding response regulator; its protein translation is MNRVLVVDDEPQIVRALVINLKARKYEVDAAPDGATALKLAAARHPDVVVLDLGLPDMDGVEVIKGLRGWTRVPILVLSARQTSDEKVEALDAGADDYVTKPFGMDELLARLRAAVRRAEPTGPADAEVIVETEGFSVDLAAKKVNRGGRDIRLTPTEWHLLEVLVRNAGRLVSQKQLLQEVWGPSYGTETNYLRVYMAQLRRKLESDPSHPKHFITEPGMGYRFEQ
- a CDS encoding GNAT family N-acetyltransferase, whose product is MTEAHPTASRTPDVRIAHTADLDPATLKAARALLYDVFDDMTAEDWEHSLGGLHALVHEDGELIGHAAVVQRRLLHGGRALRCGYVEGVAVRADRRGRGHGAALMDVLERVVRGGYDLGALGAAEEAAPFYAARGWQLWRGRSWALTPDGIRRTADEDGCLYVLPTAAAPLQLDTDLTCDWRDGDLW
- a CDS encoding DUF3159 domain-containing protein, which produces MTSHDRPTTDADADPDASAGPSPAPPEPGVPGAADRQVTEAALFEAFGGVRGMVETVVPGLLFVTIFTINKDLHISAIAALAVSVVLAAVRLVRKDTVKHAFSGVFGVAFGVVFAMMTGNAKDFYLPGMLYTLGLALAYMITTLAGVPLIGLILGPVFKENLSWRTRNPGRKKAYAKASWAWGLILFAKCAILFPLYWWADTTQLGWVLIALKIPPFLLAVYLTWVFLAKAPAPIDVFAEMEAKEKAEKEAEERRRGEREVLDRVAGDLYPDMVSEAVAETAAEGDDERPRRARHRR
- a CDS encoding sensor histidine kinase — encoded protein: MARGKLRIYLGAAPGVGKTYAMLSEAHRRVERGTDVVVAFVEHHGRPRTEVMLHGLEQIQRRELEYRDTVFTEMDVDAVLERDPAVALVDELAHTNVPGSRNGKRWQDIEELLEAGIDVISTVNIQHLESLGDVVESITGVRQRETVPDEIVRRADQIELVDMSPQAIRRRMAHGNIYQPDKVDAALSNYFRPGNLTALRELALLWVADRVDEYLQEYRAEHSIRSTWQARERIVVGLTGGPEGRTLIRRAARMAAKGSGSEVLAVYIARSDGLTSASPKELAVQRTLVEDLGGTFHHVIGDDIPSALLEFARGVNATQIVLGSSRRKAWQYIFGPGVGATVARESGPDLDVHIVTHDEVAKGRGLPVARGARLGRTRIIAGWLVGVVGPVLLSLLLTGMVNGPGLANDVLLFLFLTVVAALLGGQLPALASAAVGSLLLNFYFTPPTHTLTVDDPKNIVAIVIFFAVAVSVASVVDLAARRTHQAARLRAESEILSFLAGSVLRGETTLDALLERVRETFGMETVALLERAGDVEPWTCAGRAGSDHGKPLLRPEDADVDMPVGDHMALALTGRVLPAEDRRVLAAFAAQAAVVLDRQRLVGEAERARELAEGNRIRTALLAAVSHDLRTPLAGIKASVTSLRSDDVAWSEEDEAELLAGIEAGADRLDHLVGNLLDMSRLQTGTVTPLIREIDLDEVVPMALGGVPEGSVTLDIPEELPIVAVDPGLLERSVANLVENAVKYSPDGTQVLVSASALGDRVELRVADRGPGVPDSAKDRIFEPFQRYGDAPRGAGVGLGLAVARGFAEAMGGTLAAEDTPGGGMTMVLTLRAASGRPPARPDLPAQATT